The Leptospira selangorensis sequence AGAGATCCGATTATGAAAAATTGACTCTGGAAGTTTGGACAGACGGATCCATTTCTCCTGAGGATGCAGTTGCTCAAGCGGCTAAAATCCTAAAAGAACACCTTACGGTATTCATCAACTTCGAAGAAGAATTAGAGGAAGAAGAAGACGAGTTAGACGAAGCGGACGAGAAGTTGAAAGCTTCCCTTTCCAAACATGTGGAAGAACTCGAACTTTCTGTACGTTCCCTTAACGTTCTTCGCAGTTTGGAAATCGACTTCGTTGGAGACCTTGTTAAGAGATCCGAAGAAGAGATGTCCAAATCCAAACATTATAGCGAGCAAGGTCTCGCAGAACTGAAGTCTAAACTTGCTGGTTTAGGACTTTCGTTCGGAATGAGAGATTTCTAATATGAACAAAAGAAATAAAGTAAAACATCTCAACCGCGAAAAAGGTCATAGAGACGCTCTGATCAATAACATGATCACTAGTCTTTTCAAATACGAGAGAATTGAATCTACTCAAGCAAAATTGAAAGTAGTTCGTTCTCACGCTGAGAAGATCATCACCAGAGCAAAAAGAAATCTCGCGACTGATATTGCTCCAGCGGTTGCACTTCACAATAAACGTGAAGTTTTAAAAAGAGTAAAAGATCGTAATATTGTTACGAAACTTTTCGAAGATATCGCAGTTCGTTATGCAGCTGTAAACGGCGGATACACTAGGATCCTGAAAAAGATTAACAGAGCTTCTGACAATTCCGAAGTAGGAATTTTAGAACTCACTAACAGAAAGGATCGTTCCGCTCTTATCAAAGAAATCAAAGATAAGAGAGAAGCTATTTCCGACGCTAAAAAAGAAAAAGCGGCAGCTCC is a genomic window containing:
- the rplQ gene encoding 50S ribosomal protein L17, giving the protein MNKRNKVKHLNREKGHRDALINNMITSLFKYERIESTQAKLKVVRSHAEKIITRAKRNLATDIAPAVALHNKREVLKRVKDRNIVTKLFEDIAVRYAAVNGGYTRILKKINRASDNSEVGILELTNRKDRSALIKEIKDKREAISDAKKEKAAAPAPAKKEKAPKKEAVPKAKAIKKSAAPKKAVKKAAPKKKK